One Chloroflexota bacterium genomic region harbors:
- a CDS encoding cation-transporting P-type ATPase, protein MVASAVPSSSSNSPDPSAPHPTEAAAAVHAGLTAAEAALRLQRDGPNVLPKPPSPSAWRVLAQQLFHFFALMLWGAAGLALLAGMPQLTVAIVVIVVVNGLFAFAQEHRAERAAEHLRDLLPRSATVIRDGRPGAVDAGDLVVDDLVVLEAGDRISADLEAVEAHALTVDTSTLTGESVPVNVGEGQPLLAGTFVVEGEATAVVTATGGRTRLAGIAHLTRAGQRPPSPLARELHGVVRTVAAMAIGVGVLFFLVALWLGLPAGSGFLFAIGVTVALVPEGLLPTVTLSLAVGAQRMARRNALVRRLESVETLGSTTFICTDKTGTLTQNEMAVVEVWLPHGTATIEGRGYEPTGLVTVAPQARAPLADAALAAVRCSSGRIVQDPRDPDGRWQAHGDPMEAALDALARRLGIDADADARAHPADRRFPFDPRRRRMSILVGDRLLVKGAPDAVLPRCAHVDGTAAELDALAHRGLRVLAIAARRLSADERQQALAGQLDAEALERRLVLLALVGLQDPPRPGAAAAIAACRQQGIKIAMITGDHPGTARAIAAQVGLLLDGARVLEGRDLPTDEAALGALLDRDGVVVSRVAPEEKLRIAKALRARGHVVAMTGDGVNDGPALQAADIGVAMGKRGTDVAREASDLVLLDDDFATIVAAVTQGRATFANIRRFLTYHLTDNVAELTPFVVWAVAGGLFPLALGVLQVLCLDVLTDQIPALALGIEPPGADVPKEPPRQQRLLDGAMLFRVFGVLGPVEALMEMAAFSAVLWAAGWRPGGELPDALTILSASGAAFAAVVIGQAANVFACRDTRRWPGRLGWTSNRLILVGVGVELALLGLLLYVSPLAALLGQAPPTLLGWGIALLTAPAVLLADLAHKRVLAKVAA, encoded by the coding sequence ATGGTGGCATCCGCCGTTCCATCTAGCAGCAGCAACTCGCCCGACCCGTCCGCGCCGCACCCAACCGAAGCGGCGGCCGCCGTCCACGCCGGACTGACGGCCGCCGAAGCGGCGTTGCGCCTCCAGCGCGACGGCCCGAACGTCCTGCCGAAGCCGCCCTCGCCGTCGGCATGGCGCGTCCTGGCGCAGCAACTGTTCCACTTCTTCGCGCTGATGTTGTGGGGCGCGGCCGGGCTGGCGCTGCTGGCCGGCATGCCGCAACTGACCGTGGCCATCGTCGTGATCGTCGTGGTCAACGGGCTGTTCGCGTTCGCACAGGAGCACCGGGCCGAGCGCGCAGCCGAGCACCTACGCGACCTGCTGCCGCGCAGCGCGACGGTCATCCGAGACGGCCGCCCGGGCGCGGTCGACGCCGGCGACCTGGTCGTTGACGACCTTGTGGTACTGGAGGCCGGCGACCGCATCTCGGCGGACCTGGAGGCGGTCGAGGCGCATGCCCTGACGGTGGACACCTCGACGCTGACCGGTGAGAGCGTCCCCGTCAACGTTGGGGAGGGCCAGCCGCTCCTGGCCGGCACCTTCGTGGTGGAGGGCGAGGCAACGGCCGTTGTGACGGCCACGGGCGGCCGGACGCGGCTGGCCGGCATCGCGCACCTCACGCGAGCCGGCCAGCGCCCGCCCAGCCCGCTGGCCCGGGAGCTGCACGGCGTCGTGCGGACCGTCGCCGCGATGGCCATTGGCGTCGGCGTGCTCTTCTTCCTGGTGGCGCTCTGGCTCGGCCTGCCGGCCGGGTCCGGCTTCCTGTTCGCCATCGGCGTGACGGTGGCGCTGGTGCCGGAGGGGCTGCTGCCGACCGTCACGCTCTCGCTGGCGGTTGGGGCGCAGCGGATGGCGCGCCGCAACGCGCTGGTGCGGCGGCTCGAATCGGTGGAGACGCTGGGGTCGACCACGTTCATCTGCACGGACAAGACCGGCACCCTCACCCAGAACGAGATGGCCGTGGTCGAGGTCTGGCTGCCGCACGGCACGGCGACCATCGAGGGGCGCGGGTACGAGCCGACTGGCCTGGTGACGGTGGCCCCGCAGGCGCGCGCGCCGCTGGCTGACGCGGCGCTGGCAGCCGTCCGCTGTTCGAGCGGGCGCATCGTGCAGGATCCGCGCGATCCTGATGGCCGCTGGCAGGCGCACGGCGACCCGATGGAGGCCGCGCTCGACGCGCTGGCTCGCCGCCTGGGCATCGACGCCGATGCCGACGCCCGGGCGCACCCGGCCGACCGCCGCTTCCCGTTCGATCCGCGCCGTCGGCGGATGTCGATCCTAGTGGGCGACCGCCTGCTGGTAAAGGGTGCGCCAGACGCAGTGTTGCCGCGCTGCGCCCACGTGGACGGCACCGCCGCCGAGCTTGACGCGCTGGCCCACCGAGGGCTGCGGGTGCTCGCCATCGCCGCCCGCCGGCTCTCGGCTGACGAGCGGCAGCAGGCCCTGGCCGGCCAGCTCGACGCCGAGGCGCTCGAACGAAGGTTGGTGCTGCTGGCGCTGGTCGGGCTGCAAGACCCGCCGAGGCCCGGCGCGGCAGCCGCCATCGCGGCCTGCCGGCAGCAGGGCATCAAGATCGCGATGATCACCGGCGACCACCCGGGGACGGCTCGCGCCATCGCGGCCCAGGTCGGGCTGCTGCTGGATGGCGCGCGGGTGCTGGAGGGGCGCGATCTGCCCACGGACGAGGCGGCGCTGGGCGCGCTGCTGGATCGTGACGGCGTGGTGGTCAGCCGCGTGGCCCCCGAGGAGAAGCTGCGGATCGCGAAGGCGCTGCGGGCGCGCGGGCACGTCGTGGCCATGACCGGTGACGGCGTCAACGACGGGCCAGCCCTCCAGGCAGCAGACATCGGCGTGGCGATGGGGAAGCGGGGCACCGACGTCGCACGGGAGGCGTCCGACCTCGTGCTGCTGGACGACGACTTCGCGACCATCGTCGCCGCCGTCACCCAGGGCCGCGCGACGTTCGCCAACATCCGACGCTTCCTGACCTACCACCTGACCGACAACGTGGCGGAGCTGACGCCGTTCGTGGTCTGGGCGGTGGCCGGCGGCCTGTTCCCGCTGGCGCTGGGGGTGCTGCAGGTGCTGTGCCTGGACGTGCTGACGGACCAGATCCCGGCCCTGGCGCTCGGCATCGAGCCGCCTGGCGCAGACGTGCCGAAGGAGCCGCCTCGCCAGCAGCGCCTGCTCGACGGCGCGATGCTGTTCCGGGTCTTCGGCGTGCTCGGCCCCGTCGAGGCGCTGATGGAGATGGCGGCGTTCTCGGCGGTGCTGTGGGCGGCAGGCTGGCGGCCGGGCGGCGAGCTGCCAGATGCGCTGACGATCCTCTCGGCCTCTGGGGCGGCGTTCGCCGCCGTGGTGATCGGGCAGGC